One segment of Microbacterium arborescens DNA contains the following:
- a CDS encoding cryptochrome/photolyase family protein, producing the protein MLRNLVIVLGDQLDPDASAFDDFDPAQDAVWMAEVAEESTHVWSSKPRTAVFLAAMRHFAEDQRDAGHALHYTELDARGNSGTFAGQLAADLEKLKPETLVVTEPGEWRVREALKQTADAAGIPLDIRVDRHFFSTIAEFAEHAEGRATLRMEYFYREMRKRHGILMTNRGQPVGGQWNYDADNRRAFPKQGPGLVPPRATFPPDEITREVISLVEREFGEHPGSLDTFAWPVTRAQALEALDLFIDERLPGFGDAQDAMWPGEPWLWHAHLSSSMNLKLLHPREVVAAAEAAYRRQHAPLPAVEGFIRQILGWREYVRGIYWTQMPGYLQRNAFEAFEPLPDWYWTGDTPMACLADAVGTTLENGYAHHIQRLMVTGLYAMLLGVDPREVHAWYLAVYVDAVEWAELPNTLGMSQYADGGLMGSKPYAATGKYIDRMSPYCKTCPFDPAKRIGDDACPFTTLYWDYLIRHEEPLAENHRMALQVKNLARLDDDEITAIRDRADAIRRGDVAASR; encoded by the coding sequence GTGCTCCGAAACCTCGTGATCGTCCTGGGCGACCAGCTCGACCCCGACGCGAGCGCCTTCGACGACTTCGACCCCGCGCAGGATGCCGTCTGGATGGCGGAGGTCGCCGAGGAGTCCACGCATGTCTGGAGCTCGAAGCCCCGCACCGCGGTGTTCCTCGCGGCGATGCGCCACTTCGCCGAGGACCAGCGCGACGCCGGGCACGCCCTGCACTACACGGAGCTCGACGCGCGGGGGAACTCGGGCACTTTCGCCGGCCAGCTCGCCGCCGACCTGGAAAAGCTGAAGCCCGAGACGCTCGTAGTGACCGAGCCCGGCGAGTGGCGCGTGCGCGAGGCGCTGAAGCAGACCGCGGATGCCGCCGGCATCCCCCTCGACATCCGGGTCGACCGCCACTTCTTCTCGACCATCGCCGAGTTCGCCGAACACGCCGAAGGCCGGGCGACCCTTCGAATGGAGTACTTCTACCGCGAGATGCGAAAGCGGCACGGCATCCTGATGACCAACCGCGGGCAACCCGTCGGCGGGCAGTGGAACTACGACGCCGACAACCGCAGAGCGTTCCCGAAGCAGGGCCCGGGACTCGTGCCGCCCCGGGCGACGTTTCCGCCCGACGAGATCACGCGCGAGGTGATCTCACTGGTCGAGAGAGAATTCGGCGAGCACCCCGGCTCGCTCGACACGTTCGCGTGGCCGGTCACTCGCGCGCAGGCGCTCGAAGCGCTCGACCTTTTCATCGACGAGCGGCTGCCGGGCTTCGGCGACGCGCAGGACGCGATGTGGCCGGGCGAACCCTGGCTGTGGCACGCACACCTGTCGTCGTCGATGAACCTCAAGCTGCTGCATCCGCGTGAGGTCGTCGCAGCCGCCGAGGCGGCGTACCGGCGGCAGCACGCGCCGCTGCCTGCGGTCGAGGGGTTCATCCGGCAGATCCTCGGCTGGCGCGAGTACGTGCGCGGGATCTACTGGACGCAGATGCCCGGCTACCTTCAGCGGAACGCGTTCGAGGCGTTCGAGCCGCTGCCCGACTGGTACTGGACGGGCGACACCCCGATGGCGTGTCTCGCCGATGCCGTCGGCACGACGCTCGAGAACGGGTACGCGCACCACATCCAGCGCCTCATGGTCACCGGGCTCTACGCGATGCTGCTCGGCGTCGACCCGCGCGAGGTGCACGCCTGGTACCTCGCCGTGTACGTCGACGCGGTCGAATGGGCCGAGCTCCCGAACACGCTGGGCATGAGCCAGTACGCCGACGGCGGGCTCATGGGAAGCAAGCCCTACGCCGCGACCGGCAAGTACATCGACCGGATGAGCCCGTACTGCAAGACGTGCCCGTTCGATCCCGCGAAGCGCATCGGCGACGACGCCTGCCCCTTCACCACTCTCTACTGGGACTACCTCATCCGCCACGAGGAGCCGCTCGCCGAGAACCACCGCATGGCGCTGCAGGTGAAGAACCTGGCGCGCCTCGACGACGACGAGATCACCGCGATCCGCGACCGAGCTGACGCCATCCGGCGGGGCGACGTGGCGGCGTCTCGATAG